In Castanea sativa cultivar Marrone di Chiusa Pesio chromosome 6, ASM4071231v1, a single window of DNA contains:
- the LOC142638993 gene encoding dirigent protein 22-like, whose protein sequence is MATNIVPKRVTNLFLVLVLNTVTYLAKAAELNETQLSLYFQDISAFGNPNATVIPVAGIAGKAWTFTQFGTVYVTDDYITETSDPKSPEVGRAQGMYVTAGLDGLNSHVMISIVFTNKEYNGSTIQIQGVSKQFEAVREVAVVAGTGKFRFARGYATFETYFLDIPTQYSVIRCNVTVQHY, encoded by the coding sequence ATGGCAACAAATATTGTACCAAAAAGAGTCACCAATTTATTCTTGGTATTGGTTCTAAACACAGTCACATATTTAGCCAAAGCTGCAGAACTTAACGAAACCCAGCTATCCCTGTACTTCCAAGACATCTCAGCCTTTGGCAACCCCAATGCCACGGTGATCCCAGTTGCAGGTATTGCAGGCAAGGCTTGGACATTCACTCAATTTGGCACTGTCTATGTCACTGATGACTATATCACTGAGACCTCAGATCCAAAGTCACCTGAAGTTGGGCGTGCTCAAGGCATGTATGTGACAGCCGGGTTGGATGGGCTGAATTCACATGTTATGATATCAATAGTATTCACAAACAAAGAGTACAACGGAAGCACCATACAAATACAAGGTGTTAGCAAGCAATTTGAGGCTGTTAGAGAGGTTGCAGTAGTGGCCGGGACAGGGAAATTCAGGTTTGCTCGTGGCTATGCTACTTTTGAGACATATTTCTTGGACATTCCTACCCAATACTCGGTTATCCGGTGCAACGTCACTGTGCAACATTACTAG